From Streptomyces asiaticus, one genomic window encodes:
- a CDS encoding hemolysin family protein, producing MTEVLLLAVALLLAVTCGAFVAAEFSLTTVERGELERAAERGERGAAGALKAVRSLTYQLSGAQLGITVTNLVVGMLAEPSVAALLAGPLTAIGVPPSAVRSAALVLGTFLSTVVLMVVGELVPKNWAISRPLPVAKAVATPQRVFSSVFRPLISHLNNTANRTVRRMGLEPAEELASARGPQELIALARHSAKEGALEKDTAELFVRTLNLAELTAENVMTPRVRVVALDVRATAEDVANATRATGLSRFPVYQGSLDTVVGIVHIKDVLAVPAEERPRRPVSELMREPVLVPESLTVDRLLDRLSAQRSMAVVIDEYGGTAGVVTLEDIVEEVVGEVRDEHDPHETPHLIPMGRDTEGHMLYDADGAARVDQLERIGLRVPPGPYETLAGLIATELGRIPAVGDTVELAGWSAEVRKVSSHRAARVRLRAPVRGAGSDGDGGVPGTEGAAGR from the coding sequence ATGACCGAAGTCCTCCTCCTGGCCGTGGCGCTCCTCCTGGCGGTGACCTGTGGCGCCTTCGTCGCGGCGGAGTTCTCGCTGACCACGGTCGAGCGCGGCGAGCTGGAACGGGCGGCCGAACGCGGGGAGCGCGGCGCGGCCGGGGCGCTGAAGGCGGTGCGGAGCCTCACCTACCAGCTCTCCGGCGCGCAGCTCGGCATCACCGTGACCAATCTGGTCGTCGGCATGCTGGCCGAGCCGTCCGTCGCGGCCCTGCTGGCCGGGCCGCTCACCGCGATCGGGGTGCCCCCGTCGGCCGTCCGCTCGGCCGCGCTGGTGCTCGGCACCTTTCTGTCGACCGTCGTGCTGATGGTCGTCGGCGAGCTGGTGCCCAAGAACTGGGCCATCTCCCGGCCGCTGCCGGTCGCCAAGGCCGTGGCCACCCCGCAGCGCGTCTTCAGCTCCGTCTTCCGCCCGCTGATCAGCCATCTCAACAACACCGCCAACCGCACCGTGCGCCGGATGGGCCTGGAGCCCGCCGAGGAGCTGGCCTCCGCGCGCGGCCCGCAGGAGCTGATCGCCCTCGCCCGGCACTCGGCCAAGGAGGGCGCGCTGGAGAAGGACACCGCCGAGCTGTTCGTCCGCACCCTCAACCTCGCCGAGCTCACCGCGGAGAACGTGATGACCCCGAGGGTGCGGGTGGTGGCACTGGACGTACGGGCCACCGCCGAGGACGTCGCCAACGCGACCCGCGCCACCGGGCTGTCCCGCTTCCCCGTCTACCAGGGCAGCCTGGACACCGTCGTCGGCATCGTGCACATCAAGGACGTCCTGGCGGTCCCCGCCGAGGAGCGGCCCCGCCGCCCGGTGTCCGAGCTGATGCGCGAACCGGTACTCGTCCCCGAGTCGCTCACCGTGGACCGGCTGCTGGACCGGCTCTCGGCCCAGCGCAGCATGGCGGTGGTCATCGACGAGTACGGCGGTACGGCCGGGGTCGTCACCCTGGAGGACATCGTCGAGGAGGTGGTCGGCGAGGTCCGCGACGAGCACGATCCGCACGAGACCCCCCATCTGATTCCGATGGGCCGGGACACGGAGGGCCATATGCTCTACGACGCGGACGGCGCGGCCCGCGTCGATCAGCTGGAGCGCATCGGGCTGCGCGTGCCGCCGGGCCCGTACGAGACCCTGGCCGGGCTGATCGCCACCGAGCTGGGCCGGATCCCGGCCGTCGGCGACACCGTCGAGCTGGCGGGCTGGTCCGCGGAGGTGCGGAAGGTGTCCAGCCACCGGGCGGCCCGGGTCCGGCTGCGGGCGCCGGTGCGCGGTGCCGGGAGCGATGGCGACGGCGGCGTGCCCGGTACCGAGGGGGCGGCGGGCCGATGA
- a CDS encoding hemolysin family protein encodes MTVLQLLIGLLTLVLNAFFVGAEFALISVRRSQIEPHAQQGDRRARAVLWGLEHLSALLAAAQLGITLCTLVLGAVAEPAIAHLLEPLFHVVSLPLGLVHPISFVIALTLATYLHMLFGEMVPKNVALAEPVRTVLLLGPPLVALARALRPVIFGVNALANGVLKLLRVEPKGEVAATFSDDELARMVSDSSEAGLLDDRATERLRDALELGRRRVRDVVLPMDRVVRARLGVTPEELERLAARTGFSRFPVVDDSGRILGYLHVKDALDARPRDLPFRPDQLRPIPRVRSLTPLDDVLTAMRDSRTHLAAVIAADGRLEGLVTMEDVLRELVA; translated from the coding sequence ATGACCGTCCTCCAGCTGCTGATCGGCCTGCTGACGCTGGTCCTCAACGCCTTCTTCGTGGGCGCGGAGTTCGCCCTGATCTCGGTGCGCCGCAGCCAGATCGAACCGCATGCCCAGCAGGGCGACCGGCGGGCCCGGGCCGTGCTGTGGGGCCTGGAGCACCTCTCCGCGCTGCTGGCCGCGGCCCAGCTCGGGATCACGCTGTGCACGCTGGTGCTGGGCGCCGTGGCGGAACCGGCCATCGCGCATCTGCTGGAGCCCTTGTTCCACGTGGTGAGTCTGCCGCTGGGTCTGGTGCACCCCATCTCGTTCGTGATCGCGCTGACCCTGGCCACGTATCTGCACATGCTGTTCGGCGAGATGGTGCCGAAGAACGTGGCGCTGGCCGAGCCGGTGCGCACCGTGCTGCTGCTCGGCCCGCCCCTGGTCGCCCTCGCCCGCGCCCTGCGCCCGGTGATCTTCGGGGTGAACGCCCTGGCGAACGGGGTGCTGAAGCTGTTGCGCGTGGAGCCCAAGGGCGAGGTCGCGGCCACCTTCTCCGACGACGAGCTGGCCCGGATGGTCTCGGACTCCAGCGAGGCCGGGCTGCTGGACGACCGCGCCACCGAGCGGCTGCGGGACGCGCTGGAGCTGGGCCGGCGACGGGTGCGGGACGTGGTGCTGCCCATGGACCGGGTGGTCAGGGCGCGGCTCGGGGTGACCCCCGAGGAGCTGGAGCGGCTGGCGGCGCGGACCGGCTTCTCACGGTTCCCGGTGGTGGACGACTCCGGGCGGATCCTGGGCTATCTGCATGTGAAGGACGCGCTGGACGCACGGCCCCGGGATCTGCCGTTCCGCCCCGATCAGCTGCGCCCGATCCCCCGGGTGCGGTCCCTCACGCCGCTGGACGACGTGCTCACCGCGATGCGCGACAGCCGTACCCATCTCGCGGCGGTCATCGCCGCGGACGGACGGCTGGAGGGGCTGGTGACCATGGAGGACGTGCTGCGCGAGCTGGTCGCCTGA
- a CDS encoding GntR family transcriptional regulator: MAGAPYQRLAAHLRSLIQNGDWPPGYRIPSHAQLQAEHGVGRGVVEHAIAQLRREGLLEGVRRARPTVAYPPAVRTLVSADVDWPVRRDAKQAESRPMADDDLAARLGVPPRTRLICRAVELVDACGVTVGLCTTWRRGRRRAHASYRCEVQPHQVTAAEAELTGLAAGAAAWLLQRVRYAADGRPVEASDLVLPADRWRLRA; encoded by the coding sequence ATGGCTGGTGCGCCGTATCAGCGGCTCGCCGCCCACCTCCGGAGCCTCATCCAGAACGGCGACTGGCCGCCCGGATACCGCATCCCCTCGCACGCCCAACTCCAAGCCGAGCACGGCGTCGGCCGTGGCGTCGTCGAGCATGCCATCGCCCAACTGCGGCGCGAGGGACTCCTCGAAGGGGTCCGCCGCGCTCGGCCCACAGTCGCCTACCCTCCAGCTGTGCGCACCCTCGTCTCCGCGGACGTCGACTGGCCGGTACGTCGGGACGCGAAGCAGGCCGAGAGCCGGCCGATGGCGGACGACGACCTGGCCGCCCGGCTTGGCGTACCGCCCCGCACGCGGCTCATCTGCCGGGCAGTCGAACTGGTCGACGCGTGTGGTGTGACCGTGGGCCTGTGTACGACGTGGCGGCGCGGCCGGCGCCGAGCGCACGCCTCGTATCGGTGTGAAGTGCAGCCGCATCAGGTCACCGCCGCGGAGGCTGAACTGACGGGTCTCGCTGCTGGCGCCGCTGCCTGGCTGCTTCAGCGGGTGCGGTATGCCGCAGATGGCCGCCCGGTTGAGGCATCTGACCTGGTCCTTCCTGCGGATCGTTGGCGCCTGCGCGCATAG
- a CDS encoding winged helix-turn-helix domain-containing protein: protein MSEDREPVVDTSAAAYVYVQVADHVAWQIRVGRLQPGARLAGERDLAQEYGVSVQTARRAVQELRERGLVITLPAKGTFVAGPGSGGG, encoded by the coding sequence ATGAGCGAAGATCGCGAACCGGTGGTGGACACCTCGGCGGCGGCCTACGTGTATGTCCAGGTCGCGGACCATGTGGCGTGGCAGATCCGCGTGGGGCGGCTACAGCCGGGTGCGCGGTTGGCTGGTGAGCGGGATCTGGCACAGGAGTATGGGGTGTCGGTTCAGACGGCCCGACGGGCGGTGCAGGAGCTGCGGGAGCGCGGGTTGGTGATCACGCTGCCCGCGAAGGGCACGTTCGTGGCCGGGCCTGGGTCGGGTGGCGGATAG
- a CDS encoding DUF6221 family protein — protein sequence MSDGLVEFLRARLDEDEQIARRACEYAEAEWRLDEEFGETVLWWPPEPHIAEKEREKGLPVVSDHWRGQTIDSHIAPHIARHDPARILAEVDAKRQIVTSYEAVARSLSSAGPGTPPHDLLTGATNLMRNTLQHLALPYAEHPDYRVEWRP from the coding sequence GTGAGCGACGGTCTGGTGGAGTTCCTGCGGGCGCGGCTCGACGAAGACGAGCAGATCGCACGGCGTGCCTGTGAGTATGCCGAGGCCGAGTGGCGGCTCGACGAGGAGTTCGGGGAGACCGTGCTGTGGTGGCCGCCTGAGCCGCACATCGCGGAGAAGGAGCGGGAGAAGGGTCTGCCCGTCGTCTCGGACCACTGGCGCGGCCAGACCATCGACTCGCACATTGCACCCCACATCGCCCGCCACGATCCGGCCCGCATCCTCGCCGAAGTCGACGCCAAGCGGCAGATCGTGACCAGTTACGAAGCCGTGGCTCGAAGCCTCAGCAGTGCAGGGCCGGGTACTCCACCTCACGACCTTCTGACGGGCGCGACAAACCTGATGCGGAACACCCTCCAGCACTTGGCGCTGCCCTACGCCGAACACCCCGACTACCGCGTGGAGTGGCGGCCCTAG
- a CDS encoding DUF6233 domain-containing protein has product MDPEEGWRSKAGPWVRATLPDGQELDVIVTGWTRSLDGQWWCEAEAILPTRHEDTDGCSRPTGAPTAITLAADRVTPIPGEDYSAVPRGGAIAGRQWVLEKLHQYAEEDPSRRLHRRDCWQARDSHERITTEDAIDRLARETVVRCDVCRPDKALRR; this is encoded by the coding sequence ATGGATCCGGAGGAGGGGTGGCGGTCGAAGGCCGGGCCGTGGGTGCGGGCGACGCTCCCGGACGGCCAGGAGCTGGACGTCATCGTCACAGGCTGGACCCGCTCCCTGGATGGGCAGTGGTGGTGCGAGGCCGAGGCGATCCTGCCGACGCGGCACGAGGATACTGATGGCTGTAGCCGCCCGACCGGTGCCCCGACCGCGATCACCTTGGCCGCCGACCGGGTCACCCCGATCCCCGGCGAGGACTACTCGGCGGTGCCCAGGGGCGGGGCGATCGCCGGGCGCCAGTGGGTGCTCGAGAAACTCCACCAGTACGCCGAGGAGGATCCGTCCCGTCGCCTGCACCGCCGGGACTGCTGGCAGGCCCGCGACTCTCACGAGCGCATCACGACGGAGGACGCCATCGACCGGCTCGCCCGCGAGACTGTCGTGCGGTGCGACGTGTGCCGACCCGACAAGGCCCTGCGTCGCTAG
- a CDS encoding Ku protein: MRAIWSGTISFGLVALPCQLYTATEESGPGLHTVHATCGGRIRHRRVCELEGIEVQQAEIARAWEAPDGRQVILRDTDLEALPLPTKHVIEVLGFVSTDEVDPILYSRPYWIRASGAGAQRPYALLVEALSRSGRLAICKVAIRSRERLAALRPRHGMLLLQTLLWPEEVRDPGDLSSSSPLTDRELAMAEVLMDALAGVDIDQLHDEYTAALNSLVDAKASGGELAVRPEPAPAVDLMAALEASVEAARQARGEDN, encoded by the coding sequence ATGCGGGCCATCTGGAGCGGAACCATCAGCTTCGGGCTCGTCGCACTGCCCTGCCAGCTCTACACCGCCACCGAAGAGAGCGGCCCCGGACTCCACACCGTCCACGCCACCTGCGGAGGACGCATCCGCCACCGGCGCGTCTGCGAACTCGAAGGGATCGAAGTCCAGCAGGCTGAGATCGCCCGAGCGTGGGAAGCCCCCGACGGGCGGCAGGTCATCCTGCGAGACACCGACCTCGAAGCCCTACCGCTGCCCACCAAGCACGTCATCGAAGTGCTCGGATTCGTCTCCACGGACGAGGTCGACCCCATCCTCTACTCCCGCCCGTACTGGATCCGGGCATCCGGCGCCGGCGCCCAGCGGCCCTACGCGCTCCTCGTCGAAGCCCTCTCCCGGTCCGGTCGGCTCGCCATCTGCAAGGTGGCTATCCGTAGCCGGGAGCGATTGGCGGCGCTCAGGCCGCGGCACGGGATGCTGCTCCTACAGACGCTGCTGTGGCCGGAAGAAGTGCGCGACCCCGGCGACCTCTCCTCGTCGTCGCCGTTGACCGACCGGGAGCTCGCCATGGCCGAGGTGCTGATGGATGCGCTCGCCGGAGTCGACATCGACCAGCTCCACGACGAATACACGGCGGCCCTCAACAGCTTGGTGGATGCCAAGGCATCCGGGGGCGAGCTCGCCGTGCGGCCCGAGCCGGCGCCCGCCGTCGACCTCATGGCCGCCCTCGAAGCATCCGTGGAAGCCGCCCGGCAGGCCCGCGGCGAGGACAACTGA
- a CDS encoding tyrosine-type recombinase/integrase, translated as MASELVPAEEAEIVTDDASQGERDQRVSDETAADLRRATAANTDRAYARWWRMALDWCEQEGRTPLPMTAQTVAEFIGHLKRSISPTTGKSYSPASLDQALSAIRTAHFRAGFEGQPNSRAARDIIKVHRQDRARDGWRPRRAKAITLDVLRLLLAQCDTDSLSGRRDATILILGYGLMGRRSEIAACTIDQVTITDDWVTVFIPMSKTDTNAQGEDVDIPRAIAPDIDAGAAVSSYLVGLAEHGITDGHLIRRIDVWGNVGNSMSGEAVNEIVKKLAKAANLTDAERTTAHGLRAGGPTDAAERGVPVPFIAEHGRWSKNSTQVLTYVRPAERRKNNPFLPRDPRG; from the coding sequence TTGGCAAGTGAACTCGTACCAGCAGAAGAGGCAGAGATCGTCACTGACGACGCATCTCAGGGTGAACGTGACCAACGAGTCTCCGACGAGACCGCCGCCGACCTCAGACGCGCAACAGCGGCCAACACCGACCGGGCCTACGCCCGCTGGTGGCGCATGGCCCTCGACTGGTGCGAGCAAGAGGGGCGCACTCCGCTCCCCATGACCGCCCAGACCGTCGCCGAGTTCATCGGACACCTCAAGAGGTCCATTTCCCCGACGACCGGCAAGTCCTACTCTCCTGCCAGCCTCGACCAAGCCCTCTCTGCGATCCGCACAGCACACTTCCGCGCCGGATTCGAAGGCCAGCCCAACTCCCGCGCCGCCCGCGACATCATCAAGGTCCACCGCCAGGACCGCGCACGGGACGGCTGGCGTCCCCGTCGCGCCAAGGCAATCACCCTCGACGTCCTGCGCCTTCTGCTCGCGCAGTGCGACACGGACTCTCTCAGTGGTCGGCGCGACGCCACCATCCTCATCCTCGGCTACGGGCTCATGGGCCGTCGATCCGAAATCGCAGCCTGCACCATCGACCAGGTGACCATCACAGACGACTGGGTCACCGTCTTCATCCCCATGTCGAAGACCGACACGAACGCTCAAGGTGAAGACGTTGACATCCCTCGAGCCATCGCCCCGGACATCGACGCAGGCGCCGCCGTCAGCTCGTACCTCGTCGGCCTGGCCGAGCACGGCATCACCGACGGGCACCTGATCCGCCGCATCGACGTTTGGGGCAACGTCGGCAACAGCATGTCCGGGGAAGCGGTGAACGAGATCGTGAAGAAGCTGGCCAAGGCTGCCAACCTGACCGACGCGGAGCGGACGACCGCCCACGGTCTACGAGCTGGAGGCCCAACCGACGCCGCCGAGCGGGGCGTCCCCGTACCGTTCATCGCTGAGCATGGGCGCTGGAGCAAGAACTCCACTCAGGTCCTCACCTACGTGCGCCCTGCGGAACGCCGCAAGAACAACCCGTTCCTGCCACGAGACCCTCGCGGATAG